From a single Limisphaera ngatamarikiensis genomic region:
- a CDS encoding cupin domain-containing protein, giving the protein MKEQPVLEPDKAAVIDLEQETRFAPNGIVSRTLLVLPHLRVILFAFDAGQELTEHTTTRHAWVQALEGTCEFVVSGRTHLLRPGQVVYMPPGAPHALRALERFSMVLILTPPVPGVAPSGGGGGPGAGSAPTTSC; this is encoded by the coding sequence ATGAAAGAGCAACCTGTACTTGAACCAGACAAGGCTGCAGTGATCGATCTCGAGCAGGAAACCCGGTTTGCACCGAATGGCATCGTCAGTCGAACCCTGCTGGTTTTACCCCACCTCCGGGTGATTCTGTTTGCCTTTGATGCAGGGCAGGAGCTGACCGAGCACACCACCACACGGCATGCCTGGGTCCAGGCGCTGGAGGGGACGTGCGAATTCGTGGTTTCGGGACGAACGCATTTGCTCAGGCCGGGCCAGGTTGTGTATATGCCGCCGGGGGCGCCCCATGCCCTGCGGGCTCTCGAACGCTTCTCCATGGTGTTGATCCTGACCCCGCCTGTCCCTGGTGTAGCGCCGTCCGGCGGTGGCGGTGGCCCCGGAGCGGGTTCAGCGCCGACG
- a CDS encoding DNA topoisomerase IV subunit B produces MAETKRPAHQYDESKIKTLSSLEHIRLRTGMYIGRLGNGSHYDDGCYILLKEVIDNAVDEFIMGYGRQIDLDIEGPRVRVRDYGRGIPLGKVVDCVSTINTGAKYNDDVFQFSVGLNGVGAKAVNALSRHFVVRSHRGGEFVEAVFRQGRLVREHKGRDPHAADGTFVEFEPDPETFKDWSFRLEHIERRLRHYSYLNTGLKLVLRWNGEQPRVFLSRNGLMDLVMEELASDGSEPLYPPLHYTSRTLEFCFTHSNSRYGETVYSFVNGQYTSDGGTHLSAFREGLLKAVNEFANVRFEAEDVRESLVGAVAVRLKDPVFESQTKNKLGNTEIRAELVNKVREELLHFFQRNRTIAETLLAKVRDTQQLRRELQQVKKLARERARAISLRIPQLKDCRRHYDKRTGKGTGTMIFLCEGQSAAGSITSCRDVETQAVFVLKGKPLNVWELKREVMYKNDELYNLMQALNIEDGLEGLRYEKVILATDADVDGLHIRNLMIAYFFRFFEPLVHDGHLYVLETPLFRVRNKDRTLYCYSEAERDAAVRELGGKPEITRFKGLGEISPREFARFIGPDMRLSRVEYAPRPEATAILDFYLGRNTPERRDYIMEHLVVPDSE; encoded by the coding sequence ATGGCTGAAACCAAGCGCCCCGCCCACCAGTACGACGAAAGCAAAATCAAGACGCTGTCCTCGCTCGAGCATATCCGGCTCCGAACCGGCATGTATATCGGCCGGCTGGGCAACGGATCCCATTACGACGACGGCTGCTACATCCTCCTCAAGGAGGTCATCGACAACGCCGTGGATGAGTTCATCATGGGCTACGGCCGGCAGATCGACCTCGACATCGAGGGGCCGCGTGTTCGGGTGCGTGACTACGGACGCGGCATCCCCCTGGGCAAGGTGGTGGACTGCGTCTCCACCATCAACACCGGCGCCAAGTACAACGATGACGTGTTCCAGTTCAGCGTGGGTCTGAACGGCGTCGGCGCCAAGGCTGTCAATGCGCTCTCCCGTCATTTCGTGGTGCGCAGTCACCGCGGCGGGGAATTCGTGGAGGCCGTCTTCCGTCAGGGCCGGCTGGTCCGCGAGCACAAGGGACGTGACCCCCACGCGGCCGACGGCACTTTCGTGGAGTTTGAACCGGATCCGGAGACCTTCAAGGACTGGTCGTTCCGGCTGGAACACATTGAGCGCCGCCTGCGGCATTACAGTTACCTCAACACCGGCCTGAAGCTGGTCCTTCGCTGGAACGGCGAGCAGCCCCGGGTGTTCCTGTCCCGCAACGGGCTGATGGACCTGGTGATGGAGGAACTGGCCAGCGACGGCAGCGAACCGCTCTACCCGCCCCTGCATTACACGTCCCGGACGCTCGAGTTCTGCTTCACCCACAGCAACAGCCGGTACGGCGAAACCGTCTATTCCTTCGTCAACGGACAGTACACCAGCGACGGAGGAACCCATTTGAGCGCCTTTCGCGAAGGGTTGCTCAAGGCGGTCAATGAGTTTGCCAATGTCCGGTTCGAAGCCGAGGACGTGCGTGAATCCCTGGTGGGCGCCGTGGCCGTGCGGCTGAAAGATCCGGTGTTTGAATCCCAAACCAAGAACAAACTCGGCAACACCGAGATCCGGGCCGAACTGGTCAACAAGGTACGAGAGGAACTGCTGCACTTTTTCCAGCGCAACCGCACCATCGCCGAGACCCTCCTGGCCAAGGTGCGCGACACCCAGCAGCTGCGCAGGGAACTCCAGCAGGTCAAAAAACTGGCCCGCGAACGGGCCCGCGCCATCAGCCTCCGCATCCCCCAACTGAAGGATTGCCGGCGCCATTACGACAAACGAACCGGCAAGGGCACCGGCACCATGATCTTCCTCTGCGAGGGCCAGTCCGCCGCCGGTTCCATCACCAGTTGCCGCGATGTCGAGACCCAGGCCGTCTTCGTGCTCAAGGGCAAACCCCTCAACGTCTGGGAACTGAAACGCGAGGTGATGTACAAAAACGACGAACTCTATAATCTCATGCAGGCCCTGAACATCGAAGACGGCCTCGAAGGTCTCCGCTACGAAAAGGTCATTCTCGCCACCGACGCCGACGTGGACGGCCTGCACATCCGCAATCTGATGATTGCCTACTTCTTCCGGTTCTTCGAGCCGCTGGTTCATGACGGCCACCTCTATGTGCTGGAAACGCCGCTCTTTCGGGTGCGAAACAAGGATCGCACCCTGTACTGCTACAGCGAGGCGGAACGTGATGCCGCCGTCCGTGAACTGGGCGGCAAACCCGAAATCACCCGCTTCAAGGGTCTGGGGGAAATCAGCCCCCGCGAGTTTGCCCGGTTCATCGGCCCGGACATGCGCCTGAGCCGCGTGGAATACGCTCCCCGACCGGAAGCCACTGCCATCCTTGACTTCTATCTCGGCCGGAACACCCCGGAACGCCGCGATTACATCATGGAACACCTGGTGGTCCCGGACTCCGAATGA